The Dermacentor variabilis isolate Ectoservices unplaced genomic scaffold, ASM5094787v1 scaffold_12, whole genome shotgun sequence sequence TTGCCATGTTACACTGTTTGGTTATTTGAAAATGTTCTTTTTCAGGTAAGGGTACGCAAGGAGCAGTTGGGTCAACATCCGAAGGGTGAGTATACCACTTGGGCTGCATACGTGAAATAAGAACTAAACGTTAGAGTTAATTGCATTGGCATGGGACTTTTGCGTGGGTGCAGAGAAAGCTTAATGCATGAACCTGTGTGTGAAGTGTGGACGTCTGGTGCGCATATGCCCAGAGTGCAAGTGCTGCCTACGAAGAGCGGTGTACATTGCACGACCGAGTATACATATGTTGGAAAGTACAATAGGAAAAGCCATGGGATGCAAGGACGCAAATTTTGGACAATGACAATGTTTTCAGCCATTAGCTTTCTGCTACCTATCAACTGTTACAGAAGTAAACAGACTATAAAGATGAGCCAGATAAGCCACATGATGCATTTCTATGTATTGCACCATACTGTACCTAGAGAGTGCAAAGCAGGGGCTGCAGCCACAACTGACAAAGGTACATGATATTTAGAAGTGGATGTAGCTTATACAAGCATTATTTCCTAAATACATTTTGTTAAATATATCGACGCAAATTTATGGGTGCAGTCCTTACATAAACACTGTACGGTAGTATGTGTGGgtttaattttctttaaatgggTGCTTATTAAAATAGAGTACTCAATCACCAAGTGACAGTGCTTTGcaaaaagccagccagtcagcaTCAAAATGGACATAATGCCACATGAAAGTTAAAATATCTCTTTGAGTAATCAGTCAAGAATATGGCCCcagctttttttttgtggtgCAATATTCTATTTTTATAAAAGTGCACAGCCACACATCGCAAGTGTCATGGTGAATTTCTGGTGGTCTGTTCAAGTGAATCGGAACAAAGATGTGCTAGTTAAAGCAGTCATTGCACGCACCACTTCCAAGCAGTGTTCACGTGGAATCTGCACCTGTTACTTTTGGTTGATGTACTGTCACTGCATAGCTTCTTTTCACTCTAGCAGTGGccttgcttttttgtttgctAGGGACATGACCCAGAAAACAACACCCCTGCCAAGCCCTGCTGCATCTGCAGCACAGTCGTCACCAGGAGGACAGCAGCCATCGCAGCAAGGCCCCAGACAACAAAGACCTTTGcccgcacaaaagaaaaagaagaaaaagggtgGTCGCTGGTAAAGACATCCGGCTACCCTCTCACTGCCACAGTTGTTTCTTTTATAAAGAGTTTGCATTGCCAAGGTGCACAACGTCCCTGTGTTGATATTATGCTCGGTAACAATGTAATATAGTGGTAAGCTaaactaaattttatttgttATAGTTTTCAGTCtggttcagaaaaaaaagttacagGTCAACACTGAAGTTAAACAACAGTTAAGCAAATTCGAACTGATTTATGATTTAGTTAAGCATTTCGAACTGGTTTGAACTGATGTTATGAGATTtaacataatagttctgcggaaaccctcaaggtggagaggagtaattattaaaggaaaaatgagacatccacccaggtgtagctaagtgctacaaaggaaacccatatggtttcctcgaaagaaaagcttcacacttgaggaaaaattcgtcctggtccgggactcgaaccgggaccaccgccttcccagggcagccgctctaccatctgagctagccaggcaactagcagatggcaggcgaagtcgaatttatccaCAACtcggaagcaaaggcaagggtttgacgtaatagttctgcggaaacccgcaaggtggagaggagtTTCGTCAAACTCATTAAGAGAGCATTAAGAGCCCTGTGCCACAGAAAATCCAGTGTTCGACGTCATTTCGGCAAAAAAggttttcgaaccacccatacccaggccctccatgtggcgcaaggaagttattgaactgattgaatttctcaagctagaaTACGTaagaaaatcgtaaagtacagcttacaacctacaaacatgatagcgtctgattgtaatttgactacaagaaaacgtaattctgttatgcgaaaactcGAATAAGCCCCTTTTTTgcgtttctgccattcatagACTGGCCACGGCGCACGCCAGCACGCGTGTATCTCAGGGGGgagccacggagcggcgcgcacaattccttgcaatacctccagatcgTGCTCACCTCCGCTGCATCGCGGCCCGCGCAAGAGTCCGCGTTTCTACCCCAaagccttcgtgcatagcgtttgcagccagcgtttcccagtgaacattatggttacatacgctccagttgctgggaagcacgagaagcagtctgggatctttgaatgctattgcattccactcttgaaggtgcagcttaagcgtcctccacatTTTTTTCTGTGTAGTATACATCCAGCAGACTCCAATTAAACAGAATGGGAAGGCACAGAAAGAATATTTCAGTTATTTAGAAGTTTATGTAAAGGAAGCAAAAATCATGAAAAattgtttgctttcaaaagcgTTGAGTGCTTCAATTTCACtgcgatggaaaaaaaaaaatgttattgtaCTCTTCTGCTTGAAATAGCACAGTTTATTTTGCGCAAGACATTTGTTCATGTGTTCTTGCTTTTTGACTGTCGCCATTACGATATGCCTAGGAACACAAGAAAATAGGCCACGTGAACGCCGCCGAGCAGCTGCTAATGCCACAACAGCGCAGCTGGCTGATGCATTGGATTTTCATAACTATTTTGCATGACCATAGGATATGTCGACCTACTCCTACTACATATGAAGTATGACTGCTGATGCGGTCGGTACACTTTCGTTTCCAGTTACATTTAGCCAGAGTTTACAAAAAGAATTATTCCACTTAAACGAAGTTTGTTAACATTGCTCCTATGTAATGGCGAACCAACGTTAGTAGCCTCATTTCGTTTATCTGGCATTTTCGTTTCGTTTATCCGAACCTTTCACCGTTGCACCTCCTAAGGAACTCTACACAATCTACATCTCTACACAATCATCTTTTCATCAGCTTTCTCCTCTAATTTTATGCCAGCAATGGTGGCACAACGCTTGCTGTCAAGACCCAGGCTGCATGGCATTGTGTGCGAAACAAAATGTTATGGGTAGAGTGCTATCTTAAAATTGAGATTAGTACTCATGAAATGGTTAAATGCCATTGAAAGTACAGTTTCATTTACCCAAATTATTTGCCACATTGCTTACACTTTCGCTGCTTATCGGCAACTTCTATATGCAGCACTGCTTTACACTGCCAGTGATTGTAAAGGTGGGTTTGGCAACCCTGTGCCTGATGTAGTATTTGGGCATGTCCGCATTTCCTTCGAAGATGAAGGCATTGCACACATTTGCCCTGTTCTTTTATGCTACACTAAAAGGTGCACATGCCCCTCGCATGGTTTCTTGATTTGTAGGGGTAGGCAGCTTCATGTTATTAGCTCACCATGTAGTGAATTTCACAAACCATAAACAACTAGGTAAGTTTTCCCATGTATGGAACTAGTCTGCTGCAAGATGTGGAACATGTTGGTATGGTCCCCACTATCATGGAATGTGCATGTGACAAGTCCTAGCATGCACATTAGGCAATTTtagtcaagtttatttacaacatgcacaaagtacagtgttgaaggccaccctggaaagaaagctgtaaacatacagcttgacgaggccagggGGCCACCACCAGGAAACATCAGCATCGCATACATCCGTAATACAAACGGTAAGCTTTCTTAAGTAGCTCCATTAATTGAACACATGGTATATATCCATTTCCCTGGGCATGAATGCATCTACATACATGTATACTCAGTACAAGCGCATTGAAATTCGGCTAAATAACATAAGCACCAGGGGAATACATACTGTTACACTTTTAAATATGAACATTATTAAAAGCAATAATTATAAGTTAAGCAACAGTAAAGAATGTGCACATGCAACTTACAAGAAATGAATATGCATGTGATGAATACGTTCTGAACAGGTATGGACACAAAGCAATTTACAAATTTCAAACAGTCAGGTGAAATTTGTCAAAGACACAGATATCGCGCAATAGCGTGCGCGATAGAAGTGTATCTCCATTTACGCACTTCTGCAGTTGATATAATTGCGCGGGTATGTTGTAGGTCAGGGTTTGCATAAAGTAATTTGTTCAATAGTGCCTTATCCATTTTTGCGATCCTTGTGTTACACGGGTGCTGGGTGGTTCTACGAGGGCTGACACATTTTTTTAGGAATTCTATGGTTTTTTATCTGAAAATTGTAATTGGTGTAGGAGACTGTATGCGTGAAGAGCTTTGACGTTAATTATTATTCTTTCTTGAAATAACGGTTTTGTAGGATGTAAATGGTGAACATTGTGAATACAACGAATAGCTCTCTTTtcgagcatcatcatcatcatcatcagcctggttattcccactgcagggcaaaggcctctcccatacttcaacaaccccggtcatgtactaattgtggccatgccgtccctgcaaacttcttaatctcatccgcccacctaactttctgccgccccctgctacgctctccttcccttgggatccagtccgtaacccttaatgaccatcggttatcttccctcctcattacatgtcctgcccatgcccatttctttttcttcatttcaactaagatgtcattaactcgcgtttgttccctcacccactctgctcttttcttatcccgtaacgttacacctatcattcttctttccatagctcgttgcgtcgtcctcaatttgagtagaacccttttcgtaagcctccaggtttctgccccgtaggtgagtactggtaagacacagctattatacacttttctcttgagggataatggcagtaACAGCCTGTTAATGTTACGTTGTGTAGTCGTAGCCCATACTAAGGTGCAAGAGTTTATAAGCGACCGAAAAAGGGAATAATAAAGCTGGAACATTACATGAGATGGGAACATATGACggcatctaaatagcacagataAAGCAGCAGAAATTTTTTTGCAACAAGGTCTATGTGCGAGTTCCACATCATGTAACTAGAAAATATAACACCCaaaattttgtgttcctgtactaCATCAAGCGAGTGGGAACCTATTTTTAAATCGACGCATGGCACAGATTTGTTTTTTGCAGCAAAAACAATGGCCTTAGATATTTTTACATTGATTTGTAGGCTGTTACATAAGGACCACTCGAACACTTTGGACAGCACATTGTTGGCGTGTAAAAACAAGTCTGACTCATTATCAGAAGAAAGAGGCTAGTGTCGTCTGCGTATAAAACAAAATCTGTACACTTATCAATAGAAGGTATGTCATTCACATATACATTAAATAAAAAGGGGCACAaaatgcttccctgtggtacGCCACTAAGTAATGGGTAGAAGGATGACATAGAACCATCTATAACTACGCACCGCTGTTGATCGGAGAGGTATGACTGCAAAAGTGAGTGAACGACACCTCGTATGCCatattcttctagttttgttaAATGTGTGTCATGATAGAGTGAGTCAAATGCTTTGATGTAATCAATGAAGGTTCCAAGAGTTAAGTGTTGCGCTTCAATGTTTTtgagaattatttctttttgtaccaAAAGTGCAGACTCTGTCGACTTGCCCTTTGTGAAACCGTGCTGGCATTCAAACATAATtccgtgcaaaaaaaaattaaaaaaaatctatgTAGTCGACATAAAATTATCTTTTCAAGGCCCTTGGAAAATATAGGCAAAAcagatattggtctgtagttttCGATGTTGTTTCTTCCCCCCCCTTCGAATATAACAGACACTTTGGCTCGTTTCATTTCAGCAGGAAACGTCCCTTAACCAATCGCAAGGTTTAAGATATGGACCAAGCACGGGCAGATAATGTAAATCACATTTTATGGGTGTTATCTGGATATTATTGATATCAGTGGCTGTACTGTTCTTTAATGCAGTGAATGTTTTATGTACCTCGGAAGAATCTGTGGGTTGAAAAAATGCCGTTTCCCGAGCATTTCGTTCCAGTCTGTATGAGATGTCTGTGGGAGGACCATGGCTGATTGTTGCCGACGCACAATATTCGCTAAAATGTTCCAATAGAGCCGTCCCCGACAGTGATTTGTTATTAATGACAATTTCGTGTACTTTATTGGCCACTGAACTTGTGCCCAATACGGAATTATTTTCCACATACGATCAGGTGGGCAATTCGATCCTGTTTGGAAAAGGTTCTCATAGTATCCCTTTTTAGCTTTCTTCAGTAAAGCATTTAAACGGTTCTGTAGCTTCTTAAAGGTCGTCAAAGTATTGATGTCACGCATTCTCAAAAAGAAATCATGAAGTTTATGCTTTTCTGTGATCATACGCTTCAGTTCCAGATTATTCCAAGGCTTTCATGTGCGTTTTCCCGTCTTAAATGATTTCATCGGAAAGCAGCTGCTGTAGTAGCCATTGAAAAGCTTTATGAACGCATTGTATGTGGCTTCTACAGTCGTTTCGCCAAAAACAGGCTTCCAGTCAGTATCAGACAAAGTGATGACCAGTGCTGTCATACTGGTAGGAGAGGAGTATAAAATGCTAAAGGAAACTTAAAATTTCATTCGAAAAAGGGTTCTTTGCAACCATACAGAAGCTGGCACTTTTCTGCGCCAGCATGATCAATAATGCCTACCGATATATATTTATAAATTGTAAGCCTACTGACACttggttctttttttaattgctgtGTCAAAGATAAAAGTATGTTGGAGAGTTGTACTGCAACACCCCACCTGTCCTCCTGCCAATGGCAGACATGTTTCACCCTCTAGACGTTCATTTGGATACAAGGAAAATGGATGAGATTACAAGTTAACACAATGTCAGTGAGGTACCACGCACAGGGATTCCCTGAAGTGCTGACCAAGCGTTGAAAGGCATACTGCTGTATTTAAGATGAAAGCCAGTTGGCTAAACTGCCAGCAATTGAAGggttcattttgtttttttcctatTGTGATCTTGCTGACCACCTTTTCTAAACCTTCTTCAGCAAGATTTGTGCCACATTTTTTCACATGAGAAAAATATTTGAACATCATGACTACCCAGTGGCCGTAACGATAGGTGCCAATGTGGAATGTTGAGTTCACCTGATacacattttttttataattgcAGGGCTACTACACGAGAAAGCATACACCCAAAACATTGGAAAGATTTAGATTTCATACCTTAGCAACTGAACCGATAGCTATTCATTAAACCCTTATCTACAACGAtaaattttgaaaaattgagtgcttactttaaaaaaaaaaagctcaattttgccataaacaaaagaaaaatccagGAATGCCCATAGCACTTTTACTGGTCTCATAGAAAAAATAGCAACAGACATTGTCTATTAATTACATGCGTCAAAATTGCAAGGTAGTGCAACCTTTACCATGACGAGTTGACTCGTCATCGGCAGTTAAGGGGCTAAAAGAAAAAATTGGTACTCCTTTAATCATGAAGCATAGCAATGCAGAACAACTTCAATGTAAGCTTGGACTGCTGAGCCCacatttatttgttatttattaaaaaaaaactttgaagaCTGCACTTTGGACACCTACTTTCTGTCAAACATACCTTACCATCGGCATGGTGTTGCTTGGCCAACTATTCGAAAACACTTCATTACATAGCATGCACGTGCTGTCATGCAATTACTGTGAATGTTGTCAATGGGTGATGTCCTTGCAGCTGGGAGGGAATGCATTAAAGCCACCAGATTTTCCATCGCAAACAGCTTTCACCCATACATAGAGGGGATTGGTAGTAATGTTTCTGACAAAAACTGTGACATTTGTATGAATCATTTCAACCTCTGCACCATTCTTTAACCATGCTTCATAGTAACAATGCTCAAAACTAACCAATGCTATATTCCATGGTTCATGCCAGTTAACTAACAGCTGTGCATTGCCTTCAGAATATTTTTGAACTTCACATTCCAGTCCCATAACCGGTCCTggaaaaatgttttctttaagGTTATGGTGTGCTGGAACACGTTCAGCAGTTAGGTTGACAAGCAGTGGCACAATAGATGTGTCAACTGCTGTGTCCTGATAAATGTGGAAAAGCCACTCCGGATTGTCACAGCACAGGTGTGGTGGAACTTCTTCATTTTGGATTATCTGCTGTTGGGCTTCCAGTGGCAAATGATATATTCCACCATAATGTGGTTCAAACTCGGGGTGAAATACTGCATTGGTCTTGTTTGTATTTCTCCATGCTGCATAGGCAATATTAATTGATGGAAAATTTGCAAGGGTTTTGTATGGAGTGTAGTTGTCAGGATTAACGCCATATGGAAACATTTCCAACACTGCTGATCCTGGCTGCAAGAACATTGACAATATCAATGCTGAGCCATGCATGCTTATCAAAAGTTGTGTGTCCCTCAGCAATATTACTACATCCTGCATAGATATACTTTCAAGATCAATGACTACAGGTGTAAGCTTAGTGTGCAGCTGCACCATGTGCACTAGCTCACCTAGGTTTGTAATTAGCCTAGTTTTGGTTCTTGATATTATGAGTGCATGACTTCTGTGCATCTTTGATGTCAGTGGCACATCAAGTGCATGAAGGAAAAAATGAACGAAGTGACTGACTTCTGCCCCAGCTGTCCTTAGGTTAGTGTTTAGAGGGCCTTGTGGGACCACGAAACCATACTGATACCATGTGCTGTCCTTTCGTAATCCAACAATAGCCTTTCTAAAGCGATACCACTTAGACATTTCGCTTTTAAACAATATCTTTTGATTTCTAACAAGTGCTTTGTACAGCTGCCAGTAAGGTCCCTTTCGTCTTTCATCAACCAGGAACAGCGTAATGTTGTCTAGGCAGTGCAGTATCTCTTCACTATTGCTGCAACTACGTATCTCTCGAACACTTGAAAATATTGGAATGAGGTCATCGTGAAACACATGCATCAGGTTGTCTGGGTTGAAACGACTGGCCACAAATGTGTCACTGCGAACATCCACAACATGGAGCGGTGAAAACTTCGACACTGGCATGTCCACGAAATTGAAGTAAAACGCTCCGTGACCGCTTACAGACGACAAATCGGTAAGCGCTGGATCGTTTCTTCCGTTTAGGTCACCAAGAATAGTCGTTTCCGGGCCGTGAAGAAAAACGAAATCTCCGGTGTCTCCTCGGTAGTACAAGTTCCTGAAAATGCATGTTCTCACGGTATGGTTAGGGCCACGACACCACACAGAGCTTGACGACTCGTCCGGGGCCCGCTTAGAATGTCTTATGTCAGTCTCTCTAGTGCTGCTATTGCCGTACCGATTCGCATAATCGAGTACATGGTCGATTAACAAGCACGCAAGTACACAAAACATATGGCTGGGACGTAGAAACATGGTGGGCCGTGTATCCCACTTGGAAGAATGTGCCACTTCACTAGAATTTTATGAAAGTAACGTGCACATATGTACACCGCGTGCGAACGCTGTGCATAACGGATGACAGTACAAGCACACAATGAGCACCACCGTATAAGGCGCAAGGGCTAATCTAACGCAGAGGCACCTCGGCTACATAATAATAATTGAACCTAGTCATCCGAAGGGAAATCGGGGAGTTCAAACCACGGAATTGACCAAATAGTCCGGCCATAAAGCCAGAAATACATAATTATGATCATCTCATACCTCCTGCAGCCGGGTACATGCGGGTACGGCCTGCTGATGTAATACTACAGCACTACTGTTACTACCACGGTGGTTACTACGGTGCCTCTACACACGCGACCCTTACAGAACACCGGACCCCATCATATGCTATCATACAGAGTAACCACCGCATGACCACCGGCTCGGCTTTCAGTGGATTTCAACGGAAGGCCATGGAAGGCTGAAGAGTGCTGAAGAGCTGAACCGAGCTGAACACACCGTTATGAGTGTGGCTAGAACATAACACCGTGCTGAACATGGTGCTGAATGTGCGCTAGATCGCATATGATGTTCACCATAGATGTTCACGAAGCAACTTTCAAAACACGGCCTTCGTCTTGACGTACCTGCAATGCAGGTAGGTCTAGGATAAGCCTCAGGTGGTGTTCTTTTATCAGGAATAGAGTTCTTTTATAATATAAATTTATTATGTTAATTTATTTAAACTCTGTGTCTGGAACCTCTAGCTGCTCTAGTATGACAGCTTCCGGTCCTCTGTAGTACTTCCGTTAGACACCATACGTTTTTAGACATGGAGCGTGACCAATATCAGGTTAGTGCGATGCGCTTATGTTGGAGACGTTTCTGTACCCAAAGTGTCATCGGTGTCTGATGCTTGTCGCCAATGTACCCTTGTGCGTAGAATGGCGACGACAGAGACGAAGTCTTTGTGCAAACTGTGTGCAAGGAGATAACGAATTTTGTACAAGGTGATGTTCACAACAGGTAAAGTGTAGTCCTGTCTGTTGTCTGCTAAAATTATTTTGGTCACATTTGTGTTCAGCTTGTTTTGATCCGTAACAATTTTTAAACTGATGCGTGATTTCTTTTGAATGGCCCTTTGTGTCATGCGGTAATGACTTTTGTCGCTGCTTAGCATGTGTCCTTAAAGGTAGTGTTGACACCTGGAAATTTGAGCTGTGGGTGACACTGTGTCATGACTTGAAATGAGTCGTCCTTGTTGGAAAGATGCGGGGATATAATTTGCTCTAAACATCTAGTGTTTCCATTTTGCTTTCGTCCTCTGTCTtcctggctctctctctctctctccagtgtGCTGATCTTTCCAGTCCTGCCGAAACGCGAAAGATTCCTGACTCACAAGGTTGTTGAAGAAAAGTTTGAGGACCTGTGCAGTTTCTCACTGGGAGAAGGTGTTTGCCGA is a genomic window containing:
- the LOC142566340 gene encoding protein O-linked-mannose beta-1,4-N-acetylglucosaminyltransferase 2-like; amino-acid sequence: MFLRPSHMFCVLACLLIDHVLDYANRYGNSSTRETDIRHSKRAPDESSSSVWCRGPNHTVRTCIFRNLYYRGDTGDFVFLHGPETTILGDLNGRNDPALTDLSSVSGHGAFYFNFVDMPVSKFSPLHVVDVRSDTFVASRFNPDNLMHVFHDDLIPIFSSVREIRSCSNSEEILHCLDNITLFLVDERRKGPYWQLYKALVRNQKILFKSEMSKWYRFRKAIVGLRKDSTWYQYGFVVPQGPLNTNLRTAGAEVSHFVHFFLHALDVPLTSKMHRSHALIISRTKTRLITNLGELVHMVQLHTKLTPVVIDLESISMQDVVILLRDTQLLISMHGSALILSMFLQPGSAVLEMFPYGVNPDNYTPYKTLANFPSINIAYAAWRNTNKTNAVFHPEFEPHYGGIYHLPLEAQQQIIQNEEVPPHLCCDNPEWLFHIYQDTAVDTSIVPLLVNLTAERVPAHHNLKENIFPGPVMGLECEVQKYSEGNAQLLVNWHEPWNIALVSFEHCYYEAWLKNGAEVEMIHTNVTVFVRNITTNPLYVWVKAVCDGKSGGFNAFPPSCKDITH